The Streptomyces sp. 135 sequence GGACCTGGTGGTGCTGACGTCACCGGCGATGACCCACGGGGCGACGATCGTCCACACGCCGAGGGCGCAGCAGGCCCACGCCATGCTGTGGGTGCGCTCGTAGGCCCGGCCGAAGCCGCCGCTCATGAGCAGGGCGTAGGCGATGCCGACGATCAGGTTGGTGACCGACAGGCGCGTCAGGCCGTTGAAGCCCGCGATCCACGGCGAGGCCGCCAGGTAGAGGCCGGTGAGGAAGGCCATCGTCTCGACGGCCTGGATCTTGGGAGTGCTCGCCGCGCGCTCCGCCATCTCGTGGCGTTCGCGTATGTCGACGATGTCGGGGTGCGTTTCCATGGAGGACTGGGTCCTGGGGGACGTTGATGACATGACGTCCACCTCCAGCTGAGTGGTGGTTCATGGTGCGGACGGGGGGACGCGCGAACTGATCGCCGCGCGGCCGGACCAGGACGGGGACTGAAGGAGCAGCGTGCGGGCTCTCGCGTGCCCGTGCTGCCCGGGCTGTCGGGACTATCCGGCGACGAGGGGGCGTGCGGCGTCGGTGACGTTGTCGTACGTCTCACCCTCGGGCAGCCGCCGCACCGCTTGCAGTGCGGAGTCCGGCGCATGGTGCGATTCCAGCGTCTCCAGCAGTGTCTGCCGGTCGGCCGGGAACGTGCTGCGCTCAAGATGGCGGCTCAGCTCCAGACGCGTGGCTTCGGCCTCGGCGAAGGAGCGGGCGCGCTCCCGTTCCTCGCCCGGCGGCGGGACGGGACCGCCCGGGTCCACGACCACGTCGTCGTCGGCCGGCGGCTCGGGGTCGTTCGCCTCCTCGACGTGTGTGTGCTGACCGGAGCGCAAGTAGCCCTCCAGTTCGTGCTTCAACTCGTCGTCCTTGCGCGGACTCACCGGATTGCTGCCTCGGTCCACGACAAGCACCTCCCTTTCTCGCGGGCACGGGGGTCCGGGGTCTCCCGGGTCTCCCTATGCCGCACTCGGCTCGTACGACCAGCGCGAGCCCTCCCGCCGGGATGTCGTCGCTCACCTCCTCGAAGGGAATGATCAGCACGTCGGCGGACGTGGCCGCCGCGGAGCGCAGCAGCGCGTCGTCGGCGCGTACGGGGGCGGGGGAGCCGTCACCGAGGGCCTCCGCGTCCGTCCGTCGCACCGCCACCTGGTCCGGCTCGGGGCCCGCCCACATCTCCTGGTGCAGATCGGGGCCGCCGGGCCGGACGAGGAGGGTGTCGATGCGGTGCTGCCGGGCGGCGTCCACCATGGCGGGCACACCCTCCACGGCGTCCGTCGGCCGGTCGGTGCCGACCCTGCCCGCCCGGAAACGGTCGAGCGCCTGTTCGATGTGCCGCCGCAGGCACTCCTGCCGGGCGTTCTCGATGGCCTCTTCCAGCGCCGCGGAGCCCGAACCCGCGGCCCGGCCGCCGCGCTCGGTCTCGACCGTGACGGCCTTGACCTCCTCCGGGAGCTTGTCGTGCACCGAGCGCCGCTCACGCGGGTCGCCGACCAGCACCACGACATCGGCGCCGGACTCCTCATGGGCGGCGGCCAGCGCTTCGGCGATCTGCGCGGCGTTGTGCTCCCAGGTGTTCTCCACCTTGAGCTGGAAGTGCCGCTCCGACCAGTCGGACGTCGCCGTGCGGTGCACCGGCCACTGCTCGCCCTCCACGTGCCCGGAGTCCTGCGGGCGGCCACCCGCTTCCCGCAGCTGGAAATCGGCGCCGGTGCGGTCGATGTAGGCCACGAGGCACACGGGGTCCTGGCCGGACAGCTCCAGCAGGGGCGCGAGGCGCGGCAGCGGGGCCCAGGAGGCGGAGGGTGACTGCGGCCGCCGGGACAGGCGGTGGCTGAGCACGACCTCACCGCCGGTGGCGAAGAGCACGCGGCCGGCCGGGTCCTGCGCGGGCGACCGCTCCGTCAGGTCGGCACGGACGGCTTCCGTGGTGGCTTCGTCGGCGCCCTGCTGCTCCAGGGTGCGGCAGACGTCCCGTACGGAGAGCTCACGCCGTTTGGCGCCCGACTCGTCCGCCTGTCCGGGATCGAAGTACACGGTCGCCCAGGGGCCGGGGTGGTCCAGGAGCGGTTGCAGAAACGAAAGGCGCATGGTGGCTCCGGGTTCCAGTCGGTGGTGTCGTTTCTCCTGGCCGTAGGGCCAGGGAGCGAAATGATCGCCTCCTGCATAGCCGGTACCCCCCGCAAAAGGGTGCAAACTACCTCACATACCCCGACGGTTTCGCCCACCGGTGGAGACCGGGGCAGCGGTGCAAGCGGCCCACGGGCCACACCGGTCGGGTCAATTGTCGCGCTCGATCGACCGTCACCGCCACGCGAGGGCAGGCATGACAACGGACTTCCCGCACATTCCGGGGTGGATCTCCGGAGCGAGGGGTACTCCGCCCTCCACATCTCTCACCGAGGAGACCGTGCCATGACGTTCAACCCCCTGGAACAGCGGGGCATCCCCCTGGACCGTCAACTGCGCAGCTGGCGTGAGCTGAATGTCCAGCCGATCGACCCCGATCACTGCGACCCGTACACCCGGTGCCGGATCATCACCATGAACGGCATCGAGGTCGAGGCGATCCTCTTCAGCCACCAGCTCGCCCGCAACACCGTGGACCCGGAGGTCAAGCGGAAACTGGCGAGCGTGCGCTACATCGAGGCACAGCAGCAGAAAGCGGTGAACTGGCTGCTGCCCGGTGTGTCGTCGGTCCTGGAGACGACGATCGCCTACGAGCAGGTGGCCGTCGACCTCACCGCGTGGATCGCCCGCATGGAGCCGGACCCATACCTGAAGCAGGCCTACCAGTTCGGCGTCCTGGAGGACTTCGACCATCTGTACCGGTACGCGAACCTGTACGAGATGATCGAGCACCGCAAGGCGGAGTCGATCGTCGATGGGCTGACTGAGGTCATGCCGGGCCGGCCGACGAAGTACCACCACCGCGACCCGGTCGACAACGTCCGCGACCCGTACGACAAGGACGCCACCGACCCGCTCTCCAAGCTGCACGCCCTGACCGTGCTCTCGGCCGAGCAGCAGACGATGAACTTCTACATGAACACCGGCCCCACCTACATGGAGCCGATCGCCCGCCAGCTCTACCAGGAGATCGGGCTCATCGAGGAGGAGCACGTCACCCACTACGAATCGCTCGTCGACCCCGGCGAGACGTGGTGGGAGCAGCTGGTCAACCACGAGTACAACGAGTGCTACCTCTACTACTCCTTCATGGAGCAGGAGAGCGATCCCAAGGTCAAGGCGATCTGGGAGCTGCACCTGAACATGGAGCTGGAGCACCTGCACATCGCCTGCGACCTGATGCGCCGGCACGACGGCCGCGAACCGCAGGAAGTGCTCGCGCCGCAGCTGCCGAACGTCCTCACCTTCGAGCCGAACAAGCAGTACCTGCGCGAGCTGCTCGACACGCAGATGGACCTGACCACGCTCGGATCCGGTTACGTCCGCGAGGCGCACGAGCGGTTCGAGGCGATGCAGGAGCAGATCCACGGCGGCGAGAAGCCGCCGAGCGAGCGGGTGATGGCGCAGCACGACGAGATGTTCGGCCGCGAGTACCGCGTCCAGTCCGAGGGGGAGCACCCCGACCCCGCCATGCGCGAGAAGTGAGGGGCCGGCAGATGTCAGAGCTCCACACGCCCCACGCCGGGGACGACCGCGCCGCCGACAACGACGTGGTCTCGCTGCTCATGCGTCAGCACGGTGACATCCGCAACCTCTTCGACGAGGTGGAGGCGGCCACGGGGGAGGAGCGGCGGGATGCCTTCCGCCGCCTGGTGCGGCTGCTCGCCGTGCACGAGACCGCCGAGGAGGAGGTCGTCCACCCGTTCTCGCGGCGCTCGCTGCCCGGCGGTGAGCAGATCGTCGAGGACCGCCTCGCCGAGGAGCGGGCCGCCAAGGAGACACTCGCCGCGCTCGACGACGCCGACACGGACGACCCGAAGTTCATGCCGCAGCTGATGAAGCTCCGCAAGGACGTGCAGGAGCACGCACGCGCCGAGGAGCGCTACGAGTTCACGCACATCAGGCGCAGCACCGACGCCACGAATCTCGCCGCCATGGCCAAGGCCGTCAAGGCGGCGGAGGCCATGGCTCCGACCCGTCCCCACCCCGGTGTGGAGTCCGGCGCGGCGAACATGGCGCTCGGTCCAGTCGCCGCGCTGATGGACCGCACGAAGGACGCCGTGCGCAAGGCGATGGCCAAGAAGGACGGCTGACGCCCCGTCGTGGCTTCGTGGCGTCGTGGCTTCGCAGTGGAGGGGAGTGGGACGGCTCACGCCCCACTCCCCTCCGGAAGTGCTCGCCCCGACACCTGGAACCGGCCTGAGCCGGCCTGACTCAGACGAGTTCGGGCTGCGGTTCGAGCGGCTTCGCCGGTACCGCCTTCGGCTCCCACAGCCTGGCGGTCCGCATATAGCCGTAGACCACCGAGGCCATCCCCAGAATGAGCAGCGGCCCGAACAGCCACGGATACCTGGCCATTTCCATCGGCAGATAGCGATAGGAGACCAGGAACGCGGTGAAGACGACCGTGCCGTAGACGACCAGCTGAATTCCCGCCCGGTCCCAGCCCCGGTCGTACGCGCGCAGCGCCGCGTCGATCGTGTACGCGAACACCACACCGGCGACGATATCGGCGCCGTAGTGATAACCGAATCCCAGCGTCGCGCCGAGCGTGGCTATCAGCCAGAAGACGCCCGCGTACCGCAGAAGGCGTGGACCCCTGCGGGAGTGGATGAAGATCGTCGTGGCCCACGCGGTGTGCAGGCTGGGCATGCAGTTGCGCGGGGTGACCTCGTTGAACGGCATGTGCTGCGGTGTGACGACCGAGGGCGGCGTGTCCGGCCACAGGTTCGCCACCGCCCAGTGCCCGCCGTCGGCGCCGTAGGCGAAGATCGGTCCGACCACCGGGTAGATCATGTAGATGCCGGGTCCGAGCAGGCCGATCACCAGGAAGGTGCGCACCAGGTGGTGGCCGGGGAAGCGGCCCTCGGACGCGACATTGCGCAGCTGGTAGAGCGCGACGACCACCGCGGCCACCGCGAGCTGGATGTAGACGTAGTCGAGGACGTGGGCGCCGACCGCGCCGGTGGCCTCGACGATCCGGCCCGCCACCCACGACGGGTTGCCGAGCGCGTGATCGGCGGTCGCCACATACTGGTCGAGCACCTGCGGGCGGGTCTTGGACGTGATGAGCAGCCAGGCGTCGCCGGTCTTGCGCCCGGCCACGAGCAGCAGGCCGAGACCGACGCCCTTCAGCAGCAGGACGCGTTCCGGGCCGGTGCGGCGGGTGACGGCGATGACCGCGCAGGCGATGATCACCCACAGGGCGCCGTTGCCGAACATCATCTTGGCGTCGACCGCCCACCGCACCAGGAAGAAGACGATGTCGATGCCGACCGCGGCGCCAATCGCGATGAACCGCTGCCGCCAGGGCAGCACCACCAGCATCAGCGCCATGCTGGCGTACAGCAGCGGCCCCGACTTCGGAGCGAATATGACCTCTCGCGCCTGATTGGTGATCGGCCCGGGCAGGCCGTAATGACGCGCGGCGAACTCAAGGGCGATGAGGAATGCGAGGGTCACCACACCCGCCGCGGTCCACAGCATCGGCTTCGGCTTGCGCCATGCGACGAACAGACTTCTGAAGTTTTTACGCGAGAGTATTCGCGACGATGTAGTTAGCAATTGTATGGCCGATGTGTTAGATGTCGGTTAAATGGCTCACTCTTCGTGCCAGATAATATGGTTTTCCGGTGAAGGGCGGCGGGCCGGGGTGGGCATCGTGACTTAGATCATGCTATCGGAGCGGCCCGGCGGGTTTGCCTGGGCCGGTGGCTGCCCTCGGCGGCCGGGCCGCCGCTTCAGTGGATGCCGAGGAAGATGCCGCCCGGGGCGTGGAGACCGTCGTTGTTGAGGTGGAAGGCGCGCAGTGAGCGGGCGATCTCGCGCTGCGAGAGGTAGGAGTCGCGGTCCAGGTCGAGGCGCTGGAAGACCAGCGGCGCGTCCTCGCCCGAGACGCCTCGGAAGGCGAGGTACGCGGCGAACTCGTCGCTGCTGATCCTCTTGTCGCCGTCGGAGTCCAGGACCGCGAAGAGCGCCTTCGCCAGGTTCTCGAGCAGGTCGGGGCGGTCCGTGTCGTAGCCCACCGCGCGGTGCGCCGCGACGTACTCGTCCTGGGACAGCCGGAAGCGCCCCGGCGTCGACTTCGCAAGCAGGCCCAGCCACTGCGCCCAGTACGCCGCCGCCAGCGCCGCGAGGCGTGCGTCGTCCGGGGCGAGCGAGTAGTGCTCCGCGTACGCGTCCACCATCCGCTGATGGTCCTCCCACGCGACGAATCCGTCGTCGTCGGTGTCCAGGACGGCGAAGAGCTGCCGGAGCCTGCGCATGATCGGGTCGAACCTCGCCATACTTCCCAGTCCTTCCGCTCCTCCTGCCGGAGCCGCCGGAGAGCCACGGCACACGGTCGTGGTGTATCAGACGCGCGGCGGTACCTGAAGGTTCACCGGCGGGGCGGGGCGGGCCACGGACCCGCGGCCCGCCACGATCAGACCAGTTCGGGCTGCGGTTTCGCCCGCAGGACCGGCGCCGCCCTCGGTTCCCACGTTCTGGTGGTCCGTACGTATCCGTAGATCACTGAAACCATCGAAAGGAGGACAAGGGGACCGGCCACCCACGGGTGCGCGGCCATCTCCATCGGCAGCCAGCGGTACGACACCAGGAGCGCGGCGAAGACCGCGGTGCCGTACGCGACGAGCTGGATCCCCGACCGGTCCCAGCCGCGGTCGAACGCCCGCAGGGCCCCCTCCACGGTGAGCGTGAACACCACGCCGGCGACGAGATCCACGCCGTAGTGGTAACCGAAGCCCAGCGTCGCGCCGACCGTGGCGACCAGCCAGAACGCCCCCGCCCAGCGCAGGACGCGGGGCCCCTTGCGGGAGTGGATGAAGATCGCGGTGGCCCACGCGGTGTGCAGGCTCGGCATGCAGTTGCGCGGGGTGATCCCGTCGTACGGCACCGGATGCGGGACGTCGAGCGGCGGCGGCGTGTGCGGCCACAGGTCGGCCACCGCCCACTCCACGCCGCCCGTGCCGGAGGTGCCCGGGCCGTAGGCGAAGATCGGCCCGACCACCGGGAAGAGCATGTAGATGCCCGGCCCGAGCAGGCCGATCACGAGGAACGTGCGCACCAGGTGGTGGCGCGGGAAGCGGCGCTCGGCCGCCACCTTGCGCAGCTGGTACAGGGCGACGACGACCGCGGCGACCGCGAGCTGGGCGTAGACCAGGTCGAGTACGTGGGTGCCGACCGGGCCGGTGGCCCTGAGGATCCGCCCGGCCAGCCACGAGGGGCTGCCCAGCGCGTGATCGGCCATCGCCACGTACGGATCGAGCACGGTGGGGCGGGTCTTCGACGTGATGAGCAGCCACGTGTCACCGGTCTTGCGGCCGGTCACCAGGAGCAGGCCGAGGCCGACGCCCTTCAGCATCAGGACGCGTTCCTTGCCGGTGCGGCGCGTGATCGCGACCACTGCGCAGCCCAGCATCGCCCACAGCGCGCCGTTGCCGAAGTACTGGTCCTCGGGCACGTCGGCGTCGACCGCCCACCGCACCAGCACGAAGACGACGTCGACGCCGACCGCGAAAGCAGCCGCGATGAACCGCTGCCGCCAGGTGAGCACGACCATCATCAACGCGAGGCCGCCGTACAGCGGCCCCGGCTTCGGCGCGAAGATCACCTCGCGGGCCTGGGCGGTGATCGGCCCCGGCACGCCGTGGCGGCGCGCGACGATCTCCAGGGCGATCAGGAAGCCGAGGGCCACCAGGCCCGCCGTGGCCCACAGGAGCACGCGTGGCGCGCACCGCGCGGCGGACCCGCTGCCACTGCGGTCTGTTCGCGGAGCTTTCCGCGCAGATATAGGTATCAATGTATGGCCGTTTTGTTAGATGTATTCCTTCAGCACGAGCATTGAATCACTGGCGGACGAGATACCGGCTCCCCGTGACAGGAACCGGCGTGAGGCGTTGGCACTCATGCTCCATGGGACCGGGGCAGTACGCGGTGATCGTCTCTCCCCGGCCCGCGCGGCACACCGCACACGTGTGCCGTCGTCCCGCCGAGTCGAGAACGAGGAAGTCACGTGCCCCAGTTGACGCACAGACGTCTGCTCATGAGCGCCACCCTGTTCGCCGCCCTCACCGGCGTTCTCGCCCCCGCCACCGCGGCCTCCGCGGCACCGGCGGCCCCCACGGCCCCAACAGCTCCCGCTGTTCCCGCTCCCGACATGGCCGGCGTGACCGCGGCCCTGAACGCCGCCATGGCCAACGGAGCTCCGGGCGCGATGGCCCGCTTCACCGGCCCCGACGGTGTCCGGACGCGCGCCGCCGGTGTCCGCGACCGTGTCTCCGGCGCGGCCATGGACACCACCGCCCGCTTCCGTATCGGCAGCGTCAGCAAGACGTTCTCCAGTGTCGTGCTGCTCCAACTGGTCGACGAGGGACGGCTGGAGCTCGACGCACCGGTCAACCGCTACCTCCCCGGTCTGCTGCCCGACGACCGCATCACGGTCCGTCACCTGCTCACCCACCGCAGCGGTCTGGCCGAGTACACCGACGCCATGTTCGCCAAGACCGTGCCCGGCTTCGAAGCCGTGCGCAACCGCGTCTTCACCTACCAGGAGCTGCTCGACCTCTCGCTGGCCGAACCCCGCACCACCGAGCCCGGCGCGGCCTACAAGTACTCCAACGCCAATTTCGTCGTCGTAGGCATGCTCATCGAGAAGATCACGGGAACCTCCGCCGCCAAGCAGTACGAGCAGCGCGTCATCAAGCCGCTGAGACTGAGCCACACCTCCTACGTCCACCCGCGGGCCCGCATCGAGGGCACGCACGTGCGCGGCTACCTCCACCCCGACGAGGCGGGGGCACCGCTCGTGGACTCCACGGAGCAGACCGCTTCCTGGGCGCAGACGGCAGGCGCGGTCATCTCCGACCCGGCCGACCTGAACACCTTCACCACCGCCCTGATGCGGGGCAAGCTGCTCTCGCCCCGGATGCTGGACGCCATGACCACGGTCACCCCGACCGACACCGCCGGCACCCGCTTCTACGGGCTCGGACTGCGCCGCTACGACCTGTCGTGCGGAACCCAGGTCTACGGACACACCGGCACCGTCCAGGGCTACTACACCTACGCCTTCGCCACCCGGGACGGCCGCCGTGCGCTCTCCGCCATGGCGAACACCTCGAACCGGGGCGCGGCGAACACGGCGCTCGGCGGGACGCTGGAGGCGGCCTTCTGCGGGAAGAAGACCAACCGCTGAGGCAGCGGGTACGACCCAAGGTTGTACGGGACACGCGTGGCGATCAACACAATGATGAAGTCCCGGTGAAGAACGTATGGTCATTGCGTTCACAACCACCTGGCCGGGCCGCCTACTTGGGGCCCGGCGTCATCCCGTGGGGGGATCCATGCGACACCGCATCCGTATCGCCGTGCTCGGCTCGGCCCTGGCCGTGACCGGCTTCGCGGCGCCTGCCGCCTTCGCCGCCCCGACCAGCGACGTGACGATCGACAAGGTCACCGTCAACGGCGGCAAGCCGATCGTGCTCGGCACCACCGCCGCGCAGACCTTCTCGGTCTCCGTGACGGCGTCGGATGACTCGGGCATCGACGAGGCCGACATCACGCTGTACGGCCCGAGCTCCGCGGTGGCCCTGCCGGCGTCGGCGCCCACGTGCGAGGCGTCGAGCGCGACGACCTCGACGTGCACCGCGAAGTTCACGCTCGACCCCGACACCGACTTCTACGACAACAGCCCGGCCGGCGCCTGGTACGTCGACGCGATGGTGACGGCGAACGACATCGACACCATCCTGGCGGAGAAGGCCGGTGCCTTTAAGGTGCAGCGCCTCTCCAAGCTGACGGCCAACGCCTCGCCGGAGCCGATCAAGAAGGGCAAGACGCTCACCATCACCGGCGCGCTGACCCGCGCCAACTGGGAGACCCACAAGTACGCGGGCTACACCAACCAGTCCGTGACGCTGGAGTTCAAGAAGAAGGGCGCCTCGGCCTACACGGCCGTGAAGACCGCGAAGTCCGACACCAAGGGCAACCTGAAGACCACGGTCAAGGCCGCCACCGACGGCTACTTCCGCTGGAACTTCGCCGGCAACTCGACGACGTCCCCGGTCAAGACGACCGGCGACTACGTCGACGTGCGCTGATCACCGGGCGGCAACCCGCTCGACCTTCCGGCAGGCGCGGACGTCTTCGTCCGCGCCTGCTGCTCCGCACTGCCACCGGGACGCCCCCGTCATTCGCAGCACCCGTCTCTGCGCATCTGCTCTCCCACCGCCTTCCAGTCCGTGGCGTCCGGCGCCTCGTCCTTCAGGGCCTTCGTCTTCCTGTACGGCGCCGCCAGCTCGGCGCGCTCGTGGAGGCGGCCGCCGACCAGGACCTGGGTGACCCGTACGAGTGTGGCGAATTCGGTGAACGGGTCGCCGTCGACGATCGTGAGGTCTCCCAGCTTCCCCGCTGCCACCGAGCCCAGGTCCCGCTCGGCGCCGAAGACCCGCGCGGGCGCCGCGGTCACGCTCAGCAGGGCTTGGGTCGGGCTGAAACCGTGGGCCACCAGCTCGCGGAGGGACAGATGCAGATGGAGGCCGACCGGGGTCAGCGGGGTGTCCGTGCCGAGTGCCATCAGGCCGCCCTCCTTCACCACCGCACGGTAGGACGCCAGCTCCCGTCGGTGGATCAGCCGCTCCGCGTCCGTGGGCTCCTTGGCCGCCTGCGCGCGGATGGTGGCCAGATCCCAGGGCGGCATCATCTCGGTCACGCGGGGGTCGTCGACGAGATCCGGGTGGTCGTGGATCGTCGGGAGGGCGCTGAACGGCGTCGCCACCAGGTTGAAGCGGCCGTGGGTGTAGTTCTCCCTGGTGTCCTGGTGGGTGCGGTTCCCCGAGGTGGCGCCGTGCCCGTACTCGGTCCGTTCGGTGGCGGACAGGTGGGTCGTCAGGTCCTGGCCGCTCTGCACCCCTTGGGAGCACAGGTGGGAGCCGGAGCGCACCCCGAGCCGGTCATGGCCGAAGCGAGCGGCGGCCGCCATGTACGCGAACGGCGCCCGGACGTACGTCTTCACGAAGTCCCAGTCCAGCGCGGCCCCCCGGGCGAAGGAGCGGCGCAGCCCTTCCGGGGTGCGGTGCGCGCGGCCCATGGAGTACGCGACGCGCGGACCGTCGAGCAGTTCGCCGGTGGTGAGCAGGCGCGGCCCGGCGAGCCTGCCGGCGATGACGTCCTCCCTCAACCGGGCCTGTTCGTAGGAGAAACCGGCGAGCGAGACGGTGGTGGTGACGCCGTACGCGAGTTCCAGCGCGGACTGGCGGGCGCCGTAGGTGTACTGCCAGGGGTGGGTGTGCGCGTCCCAGAGCCCGGGCAGCACCGTACGGTCCGACGCGTCGATGACGCGGGTGGCGCGGCGGCCTGCCCGGTGCGGTTCGACGGCGGCGATGCGGCCGTCACGGATGAGGATGTCGATGTCCTCGCGGGGCTTGGACCCGGTGCCGTCCCAGAGCTGTCCGGCGTGGACGAGGGTGTCGACGGGTGTGGGGCGCCGATAGCTGACGCGCACGGGCACGGTGCGTCCGCCGCCCCCGTCGATGGGGGTCAACTTCAGCTTGCCGTCCGCGAGATGGAGCAGGGTCCTGGAGTCGGCGGACCATGAGGGGTGGTCGGCGCCCTCGTCGCCGAGGCGGCGGGGTTCGCCGTGCGGGGTGCCGTCGGGGCGCACGGGCAGCACCCAGAGCGCGGACTCGCTGACGCAGGCGAACCACTTGCCGTCCGGTGACCAGGCGGGCCCCGACGCGTACCGGTCGGAGAGTGAGGCGAACGGGGCCAGCGGGTGGAGCCGGGAGGCTCCGGTCGTGACGTCGACGACCCTGATGAGGTTGTAGCCCTCGCGGAAGCGGAGGTTGAGGCGGTTGCGGTCGCAGTACGCCACGTACCGCCCGTCCGGGGACCAGCTGGGCGGCCCCGGCAGCCCGCCGCCGCCCATCGGCGCGGCGAGCACCTTCTCCGTACCGCTGCCGAGGTCGCGTACGAGCAGGTTGCCGACCATGTCGAGGCAGGCGAGCCGGGTCCCGTCCGGGGAGAGCGCGCCGTGGACGCGGCCGCCGGAAGCGAGGACGGTGTCCTTGGTGGTGGCGAGGTCGTGGCGGCGCACGGCATTGAGCCCGTCGCGGTCATCCACGTACAGCAGCGAACGTCCGTCCCGGCTCCAGGCGGGCCCCTGGACGTAGGAACCGGCCGGCGCCCTCACGACCTTCCGGGGCTGTCCGTTGCCCGAAACCGGCTGGACCCAGAGGGTGTTCAGCGAGACGAAGGCGAAGGAGCGTCCGTCGGGGGCGAGGGCCGGCTGCTGGATGCCGCGCACCTTGCGGGTGCCGCGCGGCTCGAAGTCGTAGTTCTTGACGCGGTAGGAGGGCCGCCCGACGGGAAGCGTCGCGTCGAACGGCAGCACGTGCCCGCCACCGCCCGTTCGGGTGCGGACGATCCGGAACCGTCCGTCGACGGTGAGCAGGACCCGCTCGTCGTCCAGCCAGCGGGGCGGGGCCACGGAGATCTCGCCGTCGACGGGGACCGGTTTCCCGTCCACGACCAGGATGACCTGCTCGAACTTCCCGACCAGCTGCACCGTGCGAAGCCAGGCGCTGCGGCCGGCGGGGGAGAAGACCGGGACCTGGAGGTTGCCCGGCTCGGTCTCGGCGTGCCAGACGGTGACGGGCCCGCCGTCCGCGGGCACGGCGGCCAGCGTCCTGGACCTGAGCACCGTCTGGTCGAGCCGCCCTCGCACGAAGACGATCCGGCCGCCGTCGGCGGACCAGGTGGGATCGAAGTCCTCGTACGGAACGTCCTGTCCGGGACCCGACTGCCCTTTCAGGCCAGTGAGTTGGGTCAGGTTCCCGCCGTGCGGATCGACGGTCCAGATGCGGTACGGGCTGCCCTTGACGGGGTCGCCGCCACGCTCGGAGGAGAACACGATCCTCGACCCGTCCGGGGACCAGGCGGGCCCCCGGTCGTCCCAGGGTCCTTCGGTCAACCGCCGCAGTCCCGTCCCGTCCACGGCCATGACCCAGATGTGGAACTGGCCGCCCTTGAAGCAGGCCATGGCCACCTGGCGGCCGTCGGGCGAGACGGCGGGGCGGGTGGGCTCCAGGTCGGGCGGGGTGAGGGCGGTGGCGGGCCGCCCGTCGTCCGCGAACGACCAGAGGACGTTCTGCACCTCGGCGAGGAACCGCTCGCGGGCCGGGGCGGCGGCGCCGTTGGTGGCGGCCGTGAAGCGCAGTCGGGCGGTCCGTCCCGCGGCGTCCTGGGGGGCGGCGGCCGCGACGGCTGCCGGGACGGCGGGCACGGCCACTCCCGCGATCGCCGTGCCCGCGGCGCTCTGGAGGAAATGTCTGCGTGGCATCGATGGCAACGTTGCTCCCGGGGTCTCGTGTGGTGCGCTACTGCCCACTGGCGCAGGGACA is a genomic window containing:
- a CDS encoding calcium-binding protein, which gives rise to MRHRIRIAVLGSALAVTGFAAPAAFAAPTSDVTIDKVTVNGGKPIVLGTTAAQTFSVSVTASDDSGIDEADITLYGPSSAVALPASAPTCEASSATTSTCTAKFTLDPDTDFYDNSPAGAWYVDAMVTANDIDTILAEKAGAFKVQRLSKLTANASPEPIKKGKTLTITGALTRANWETHKYAGYTNQSVTLEFKKKGASAYTAVKTAKSDTKGNLKTTVKAATDGYFRWNFAGNSTTSPVKTTGDYVDVR
- a CDS encoding LpqB family beta-propeller domain-containing protein, encoding MPRRHFLQSAAGTAIAGVAVPAVPAAVAAAAPQDAAGRTARLRFTAATNGAAAPARERFLAEVQNVLWSFADDGRPATALTPPDLEPTRPAVSPDGRQVAMACFKGGQFHIWVMAVDGTGLRRLTEGPWDDRGPAWSPDGSRIVFSSERGGDPVKGSPYRIWTVDPHGGNLTQLTGLKGQSGPGQDVPYEDFDPTWSADGGRIVFVRGRLDQTVLRSRTLAAVPADGGPVTVWHAETEPGNLQVPVFSPAGRSAWLRTVQLVGKFEQVILVVDGKPVPVDGEISVAPPRWLDDERVLLTVDGRFRIVRTRTGGGGHVLPFDATLPVGRPSYRVKNYDFEPRGTRKVRGIQQPALAPDGRSFAFVSLNTLWVQPVSGNGQPRKVVRAPAGSYVQGPAWSRDGRSLLYVDDRDGLNAVRRHDLATTKDTVLASGGRVHGALSPDGTRLACLDMVGNLLVRDLGSGTEKVLAAPMGGGGLPGPPSWSPDGRYVAYCDRNRLNLRFREGYNLIRVVDVTTGASRLHPLAPFASLSDRYASGPAWSPDGKWFACVSESALWVLPVRPDGTPHGEPRRLGDEGADHPSWSADSRTLLHLADGKLKLTPIDGGGGRTVPVRVSYRRPTPVDTLVHAGQLWDGTGSKPREDIDILIRDGRIAAVEPHRAGRRATRVIDASDRTVLPGLWDAHTHPWQYTYGARQSALELAYGVTTTVSLAGFSYEQARLREDVIAGRLAGPRLLTTGELLDGPRVAYSMGRAHRTPEGLRRSFARGAALDWDFVKTYVRAPFAYMAAAARFGHDRLGVRSGSHLCSQGVQSGQDLTTHLSATERTEYGHGATSGNRTHQDTRENYTHGRFNLVATPFSALPTIHDHPDLVDDPRVTEMMPPWDLATIRAQAAKEPTDAERLIHRRELASYRAVVKEGGLMALGTDTPLTPVGLHLHLSLRELVAHGFSPTQALLSVTAAPARVFGAERDLGSVAAGKLGDLTIVDGDPFTEFATLVRVTQVLVGGRLHERAELAAPYRKTKALKDEAPDATDWKAVGEQMRRDGCCE